In Clostridium thermosuccinogenes, the genomic stretch TTTTTTATTAAAAATATTATGTAACTGGTGCGCCCAAGAGGATTCGAACCTCCGGCCTGCGGTTTAGGAAACCGACGCTCTATCCTGCTGAGCTATGGGCGCATGAGCTAACGAATTATTATTATAGAGTAGAAAATGAGATTTGTCAACCCCTATAATAAGCATATTATATAACTCATATCAATGTAAATTATACGTTTAATTGAAAAAGTTATTTCCACCCCAAATTCATAGACAGTGGAATTTAGTTTTGCAAATCGCTAGAAATGAGAAAGGTGGAAGTTACTTTTGCAAAGATCACACTGTTCCTATTTTCTTGTGAAAGCTGGAATATTGTCTCTCAAAAAGCTATGATATATATGGTGGTGCCTCTGAAGGGGGTACATATATGCGTGGCTTTAAACATTTGAGTCAGGAAGAAAGAAATATAATTGAACAAAGGTTAATCAGCAGGAAATCATTCAAAAGCATAGCACGCGAGCTTGGAAAGGACCCAACCACGATATCCAAGGAAGTGAAGAACCATATCCAATTTAGGAAAACCGGCTGTTATGGAAGAGTGTTCAATGATTGTAAACATCGTATTGGTTGCCCTGTTAAGCATCTTTGCGGCAGTTTGCGTTGTAGCCGTTATTGTCGCGCTTGCAAGTCTCGCATGTGTTCATCACTATGTCATGAGTATCAACAGGAAATTTGTCCCAAGCTTTCGAAGCCGCCCTATGTTTGTAATGGTTGTGAAGACAAACAGTCTTGTACATTAGAGAAGAGGATTTATTCTGCAACACATGCACAAAGAGAATACGAGACAGTACGCTCTGAGTGCCGTCAGGGTTTACAAATCACTGAAGAAGAAGCGATAAGATTGGATTCCATTATTAGCCCGCTGCTAATTAAAGGCCAGTCACTCCACCATATATGCATTAACCATGCTGATGAAATCATGCTCGATGAACGCACACTCTACAACTATGTGGACAAGGGTATCTTTACAGCAAAAAATATCGATATGCCAAGAGTTGTACGTATGGGCAGACGTAAAAAGGGAAAAGACCAGTTCAAAGTGGATAAAAAATGCCGAATAGGCCGAACTTATCAAGACTTTCTTAAATTTATGCAAGAGCATCCGGACCTTCCCGTAGTGGAAATGGACACGGTAATAGGAAGAATAGGCGGCAAAGTCCTGCTGACACTGCATTTTACTGTCCCACAGCTCATGCTCGCATTCATTAGAGATGCTAATACCTCCCAATCTGTCATTGATATCTTTGATCAGCTTTACCTGGAACTAGGCCCGGATACCTTCCGCAAATTGTTCCCGGTATTACTTTGTGACAACGGCAGTGAGTTCTCGAATCCGTCCGCTATTGAATTCGATTCACATGGGCAACGCAGAACCTGTGTATTCTACTGTAATCCGCTGGCTCCTTACCAGAAAGGCGCAGCAGAAAACAACCATGCTTTGATTAGACGCATTATCCCAAAGGGTACTTCTCTTGATGAGTTTACTCAGCGGGACATAACTCTTATGATGAACCATATCAACTCGTACAGTCGACTGAATCTCGGGGATAAAACCCCTTATTGGGCTTTTGGATTGCTCTACGGGGAAGAAATATTAAGAAGGATGAATGTAGAACTCATCCCGACAGATAATGTCACCCTGCATTCATCCCTTCTTAAGAAATAAATATTAAATAACCAGAGGCACCACCAGCCACAACTCTATAAGCATTTACAAACAGGGTGGAAATTACTCTTGCAAAAAGTTAGTTAATCTTCACACCTCTAGTTTGATATACCCAAAAAAGGGCTGGCTTTGTTCCTCTACTTCATATTTTAACCTATTATTGACTGAAAAGCATTAAAAATTTGCCTAAATAAACTAATCCAAAACCCGCTGAATTACTATTTTTCTCAATGATAACAGCATCCATGGAATTTACTTTTGCAAAGTGGAAATTACCTTTTCAATTGACCATGTAAATTATACCCAATTGAAAATTAGATCATACCTTAAACAAATTTATAATGGTTTTACACTAAACAGCTTATAAACAATAAACTGCGTGGTAAAACTATGTCATCCTGCTACCTCAAAGGCAGTAAATATATAAAATGCAACAATTTTATGGCCGGCTCAGTCCCAACCTTCAGTTTTTACATATTTTATCCGATAATAATATAGGATTTGTTTAAAAAGTTGAATGTAAAAACAGATAATTCTGTCTGAGAGACGTATTGCTTCATTTATGATTTATCGACAGATATGACAGGAGGATATAGCGGTGTTTGGCTTGAAAAAGATAGACTGGAAGGATTTCTTAAAAATAATACTGGTGATTACAGTGGTCGCAGCGGGCATAGCCGGCCATGAGGCTGCATATGGAGCGGCAGATTCATCTCTTAAGCTTACTGTATTGTATACTACACAGATACGATTGGACTGGGAGGATAACCTGAACAATGAAAGTGGCTATATAATTGACAGGAAGGTTGACTCCGAAGACTTCAAGGAGATTGCATCCTTGCCTGCGAATTCCACAAGCTATACCGATTCCAGTGTTTCAATCGGCAAGGTTTATACTTACAGGGTTCGCTGGATTGATGCATCTAAAATGACCCATATATATACTGCTGAAGTGTCCACAACGACCACAGCGGTTGAGGCGCCCATATCTCTTAAAGTTACCCCTATGTCTTCCACCAGGATTGACCTGACATGGACCTATCCCAACTCCCAAAGCTACGAGACGGCTATTGAAAGAAGGGTGAAGGATGGCGAATGGGAGCTCATAGCGACGGTAAGCAAGGATGTCAACAGTTATAGCGATGAAGGATTGAAGCCAAATACAATTTATTATTACAGGGTTAAAGCGGTATCAGGAACTCAGGTGAGTTCTCGCACATATCCCAACAATAATGTGGGAATAGGGGCGCATGTCTTGATGGACGGACCGAAAAACCTATATGGATATGCTGTTACCAATGCACGTATATCCCTGCATTGGGACGATTGTGAGAATGAAACCATGTACTATGTTGAGAGAAGGGCCGATGGTGAAGATACATTTACAACTGTAGGATATGTGGCGGCCAACACCACCTATTGGAGCGACTGGGGAGTAAATGCAAATACAAGATATACATACAGGGTGAAGGCAGTAGCGACTGCAAACAGCTATGCATACTCCGATGAGGTGGCGGTAACCAGCACCTACCTGGAATCACCCGTTAACCTTAAGGCATCAGGTATATCATCTACGGAAATTGCTTTAAGCTGGGATGATAATTCGGGCAGAGAAACCGGATTTGAGATATGGAGAAGGGAAGAGGGATCAAGTTCTTGGAGTAAAATTGATTCGGTAGGAAGAAACGTAAAGAGCTATACAGATAGCGAGGTCTTTGCTGGTAAAAAATATTATTACAGAGTGCGGGCATCTGTTTTTCAAAAGGATATATTTTCTGCTTTCACTAATGAGGCGGCAGCATATGCTCAAGGTTTAAAAGCGCCGGGAAATTTGAATTATACTGTGGATTCGAATTCCCAAATAAGATTGACATGGACTGATAATTCCAGCAATGAAACTGGTTTTATAATTGAGAGAAAAACAGGGATGGACGGTGCCTGGAGCGTGATTGCCACCCTGGGAGCAGGTAAGACGAGCTTTACCCATACAGGTCTGGCGAAGAATGTCCATTATTTTTACAGGGTTAAGGCTTTTAACTCCGTGAATAACTCAGGCGCATACAGCGAAGAGCTGGAGGTGGTCATAGGAGACATACCTGAAGCTCCGTCCGGATTTAGAATTGAAGTTTTATCTTCCACAGAGGTACGCCTTATATGGACGGACAATTCCGATGATGAGCTGGGATTTGAGATAGAACGGAGACAGGGCAGCGTCAGGACTTTCAGCAAGGTGGGCGAAACGGGTGCAAATGCTGAATCCTACCTGGATCGCGGCCTAAAACCGGGAACAAGATACTGCTACAGGATAAGGGCTTTTAACAAGAACGGAAAATCAAAATACAGCAGGGAAATATATGTGACGACGAGAAAAGGCGAAGAATTTGCCGATGTAGATTCCGGCTACTGGGCATATGGAGCAATACAGACCACGGTTTCCAGAGGGATAATGGCAGTCGGCGAGGAAAAACGTTTTGATCCTGAAGGAATCGTAACCAGAGGAGAGTTTGCCGCAATCATAGTGAAAGCTTTTGACCTTGAAAAGGCAACTGCGGGAGCTTTCGACGATGTAAACCCAGGAACTGAGCATTACAAGGAGATACTGATTTTGAAGGGACTGGGAATTGTTTCGGGAGATGAAAATAACCGCTATTATCCGGGAAATCCTCTGAGCAGACAAGATATGAGCGTTATTGTTGCCAGGACAATGAAAGCTCTTGATAAACCGCTTACAGGGTATGGAGAGTCGGTGCTGAATAAATATTATGATCGGGATTCCATAGATTCTTACGCTTTGACAAGCATGTCGTCCCTTGTGGGTGAGAAGATCATAAACGAAAGGATACGAAACGGCAGAACCTATTTGGATCCGAAAGCCGGCATAACGCGAGCGGAAACTGCATGGGTACTGTATAATCTGCTGAGGATGCTTTGATAAATAGGGAGCGGTTGCGAAATCCCAGGAGAAGGCCTCCTGATTGACATAAAGCATTTTTATAGCTTTAATATCTTTAATACTAAAAATGAGTACAATAAACACAATAAAAATAAATTCAATTAATGCAATTAATGCAATTAATGCATCAAATATATCAGCCCTGCCTGTTTTAAGACAAGCAGGGCTGACTATTTTATCGTTGAATGTTATGTCTGGGCCGGCAATCTTTTTTTCCTTTTTTCACGATAGTTTAAAAAAATGTCTTTTATAATTAATAAAAACAGATACTTAACCTTCCTCGATCAGAACTGCTCTGACCGGGGAACCTTCTACGCCATCGATTTTAAGGGGCAGGCAAGAGAAAAAATACTCCCCTGGCTCCACATCCTTAAGCATAAGGCCTTCAACTATACCGATGTTATTTGACAAAAGGGTGGTATGCACCTGGCTGCTTTTTGTATGGAAGCCTTCAACCGAAAGATAATCCACCCCTACTGTCCTGACCTTCTTTTCCACAAGATAATCCGCTGCTGATTTGTCTATATAGATGAAATCCTCCCGGAAAATTCCATCCTCAGGTATAGAACTGTTTGCGGTTTTGAAAAATACCGCATCGCCAGGTTCGATTGGAAAAGAGATGATATCCTTCTCTGTTATGCATCTTTCAACATTGAGTTCAAAGACTTTGGTGTATCCGGTGAACCGGGACAGATCAAGGGAGTCTATCTTTATTCCGTCATCTATGAAATGATAGGGAGCATCCACATGAGTGCCTGCATGCAAGCCTATCTTTATGGAAGATACATTGCATCCGTCGCCATTCTTTATAGATTGATCCCTTATAATCTCCATATCCTTGTCTCCAGGCCATAGGGCCATGCCTGGGTAAATGCTTCTGCTGATATCGATAATGCGCCTGATTTTCATGCAACCACGTCCTTTCCTTATAAATGGCGGATTCTTCATGTATAACTCAAAGAAAAATATCCGGGTTTGCTATCATCTTGGTAGGTTAAACACTTCCTGAGGCTTAGTGCCTTATTGCAAACATATTTTCTGTTTTTAGCTTCCCCGGCTTACTGCTAATATTTCTTGTTAATATAATCATCCGTCAGGGATTGCTGCTTTTTATTTTCCAAAAGGCCTTCTGCTCTCAAAACATCGGCAATTGCAGCGCTCTTGGTATGAAGAATCAAAAAATCCCCTTCATCGGAATCGCCCAGGTAATGAAAAGCATCAATTTCCATCAATATATCAGGGTCTTTTATGACAATCTCAATCAGCTTGCCCTTCAATTGTTTTGATTTGACATTGACGTAATATGCCTCACAGTTGAAATCAATCAGCCGAAGCAGGGCAAGGGTGGTTTTATCTTTTAAATGGTAATAATTCATGGACTCCGCATAGTAATTGCGGCGTTCCTTATCTGAATTTTTTGGGTCATTGGCAATCCAACGCCAGTACTTGGCATAGGTGTTATAATAATGGTGATTGTATACAGCCTTTTTTATGTTATCCACCTTTGTGAAAGGCTTGATATCAAGGCTCTCCATATACCGGAAATTTTCTTCAATAAATTCGCTTTTAGTCATATCCCCCATTTTGTATTGTATTAGGAGGCTTTGTCTGTGTCTTAAAAACTGGTCAAATTTATTCATAAAGTTATGCACCGCCTGTCATGTTCCAATGATAAACGAGTTTTTGCAAATTGTAAAGGGTATGGGCACAATATCCAAATCCCTAAATGATCAAGCTTGCTCCATACAAAGGCTGTGAAGGCAGGCAGAAGCAAGAGCAGACAGAGACCAAAGCAGACATAAACCAAAGCAGACAGGGATATTTCTTTAGCATCCCACAGAATAAATTTCACAAGTCACAGGGGATTTATGCAAAAAGCAGGCTGCAAGGGATGTTGCATTAAAAATAAATTGTGGTAAATCATATACATAGCTTCATGAAGTATGGTTTCTACAATGATTTCATGGCGAGAGGATTTGGCACTGGAATTCCCATAGCGGAGTTTTATAAATCTTGTCGACAGAGGATAATAAATCTTTGACTTGGGTGATGGTTATCCGATATAATAGGGATAATCCATAATTTGGCTGAAGGAGGTATGAAGATGGCTGGTAAAACTAATACACTGCCAAAGCGTGATGAAATTGATGCTAAATATAAATGGGCACTGGAACATATCTATGAAGACAACGAAAAGTGGGAAGAGGATTTTAAAAAGGTAAAAGCTCTCTCGGGAGAGATAAAGAATTTTAGAGGGACCCTTGGAGAAAGCGATGAAAAACTACTGGCGTGTTTGAAATTGTGCGACGAGATGCTGTCGCTGAACGATAAGGTGTTTGTATATGCGAGGATGCGCAAGGATGAGGACAACTCCAACGGCTTCTACCAGGCCTTAGCTGACAGGGCGGCAACTCTTGCCACCGAAGTGTATGCATCGGTTTCCTTTATAGTGCCTGAGATTATTTCTATACCGGAGGAGAAGTTAAAGGGCTTTTTGGAGAAAAATGAGGATCTGCGGCTATACAAGCATTATATAGATGAACTGCTGCGGCAGAAAAATCATACCCTTTCGGAGCGGGAAGAGGAGCTTCTGGCACTTTCTTCAGAGATAGCCCGGGCTCCGCGGGACATTTTCACAATGTTCAACAATGCCGATATTAAATTCCCGGTGATTAAAGATGAAAACGGAGAAGAGGTTGAACTTACAAAGGGAAGGTATATAAGTTTTCTCGAAAATAAAGACAGAAGGGTGCGGCAGGATGCATTCCATGCCCTTTACAGCTCTTACAAAAAATTTGAAAACACCCTGGCGGCTTCTCTTATAGGCAATGTAAAAAAGAACAGGTTTTATTCTTCCGTGAGGAAGTATGGTTCAAGCCTTGAAGCTTCCCTGGATTCCGATAACATCTCCGTTGATGTATACAATAACCTGATCGATACCATAAACAAGAACCTACCTTTGCTTCACAGGTATTTAAGGCTGCGCAAAAAGGCTTTGAAGCTGGATGAGCTGCATATGTATGATCTGTATGTGCCCATCGTGGAAGAACCCGGCAAGAAAGTGCCTTATGAGGAGGCATTGAAGATGGTTGAGCAAGGGCTTCAGCCTTTGGGTGGGGAATATGTAGGATATCTGAAAGAAGGTTTTGAGTCGGGCTGGATCGATGTGTATGAGAACCAGGGCAAAACCAGCGGAGCATATTCCTGGGGGGCTTACAATACCCATCCTTATGTGCTGTTGAACTATCAGGACACCATTAATGATGTATTTACGATAGCCCATGAAATGGGGCATGCTCTGCATACCTTTTATACCAACAAAACTCAGCCGTATATATATTCGGAATACAAGATATTTGTAGCGGAGGTTGCATCTACAGTCAACGAATCGCTGCTCATGCAGCATATGCTTAAAAATACCCAAAGCAAGGCTGAAAAGGCTTACCTGCTGAATCATTACCTTGAAGAGTTCAGAGGTACAGTATTCCGGCAGGTCATGTTCGCCGAGTTCGAGAAGATTATACATGAAAAGATTGAGCAGGGTGAGGCGTTGACAGCAGAATCCCTGTCCAAGATATATTATGATTTGAACGTGAAATATTTTGGGCCTGAGGTGACGGTGGACGAAGATATCGCCATGGAATGGGCAAGGATACCGCATTTTTACACCAGCTTTTATGTGTACAAGTATGCTACGGGATTCTCAGCAGCCACATCCATCTCCCAGCAGATACTTAATGAGGGCCAGCCGGCTGTGGAACGGTATATAGGATTCTTGAGCAGCGGAGGCTCCGATTATCCTCTGGAGCTTTTAAAGAAAGCCGGAGTGGACCTTTCTACGCCCAAGCCTGTCCAGGATGCTCTGGATGTGTTCGCTCAGGTGCTGGAAGAACTGGAGAAGCTTATTTAAACTGTTAAAAAGCGAGCATCATTGCAGCGGACCAAAGGGACACTCGGATTATGGCTATATAATTTAAAATAAAATTTATCAGCATGGCGGCATAAAAAAGCAGTCTTTGCGGATTTGGTGTGATAAATTTTAAAATGGTGTTGACAAATGCAAAATCAGAATATAATATATATAAAAATATGTTAAACCGATGAGCGAGAGAAGTATGCCTGACACTGCGTTCAAAGAGATCTGCAGGTGGTGGGATTGCGGAAGCGAAAGACAGGTTGAATGGACTCGCGAGGGCAGCTGTGAAATTGATGCTGAATTGCGGGATAAAGTAGCGGCTGACGGGTACTCCACCTGTTATAAGGGGAGCATACATGATGGTGTATGGATAAAGGGGGCCTTTTAGGCCAATTTAGGTGGTACCGCAGAAGTCATAGAGCTTTTGTCCTTAAAATTTAAGGATGAAAGCTTTTTTTGTTACACAAAACCAAAGTGGTTATGCAAAACTAACATGCCAAATAGGTTTTGAAAAATCATAAAATTTACATAAATCATAACAAACAACAAAAAGAGAGGAGAAAGAATTATGGCGAGGATACCTTACAAGACATACCTTTCAGAGTCGGAGTTACCCAAACAGTGGTATAATCTGCGGGCAGACATGAAGGAGAAGCATGATCCGTTTCTTAATCCGGGAACATTAAAGCGACTTACGGCGGAGGAAATGTACCCTATATTCTGCGAAGAGCTGGTGAAGCTGGAGATGGATGACACTACAGAGTACTTCGACATACC encodes the following:
- a CDS encoding IS30 family transposase translates to MRGFKHLSQEERNIIEQRLISRKSFKSIARELGKDPTTISKEVKNHIQFRKTGCYGRVFNDCKHRIGCPVKHLCGSLRCSRYCRACKSRMCSSLCHEYQQEICPKLSKPPYVCNGCEDKQSCTLEKRIYSATHAQREYETVRSECRQGLQITEEEAIRLDSIISPLLIKGQSLHHICINHADEIMLDERTLYNYVDKGIFTAKNIDMPRVVRMGRRKKGKDQFKVDKKCRIGRTYQDFLKFMQEHPDLPVVEMDTVIGRIGGKVLLTLHFTVPQLMLAFIRDANTSQSVIDIFDQLYLELGPDTFRKLFPVLLCDNGSEFSNPSAIEFDSHGQRRTCVFYCNPLAPYQKGAAENNHALIRRIIPKGTSLDEFTQRDITLMMNHINSYSRLNLGDKTPYWAFGLLYGEEILRRMNVELIPTDNVTLHSSLLKK
- a CDS encoding fibronectin type III domain-containing protein, translating into MFGLKKIDWKDFLKIILVITVVAAGIAGHEAAYGAADSSLKLTVLYTTQIRLDWEDNLNNESGYIIDRKVDSEDFKEIASLPANSTSYTDSSVSIGKVYTYRVRWIDASKMTHIYTAEVSTTTTAVEAPISLKVTPMSSTRIDLTWTYPNSQSYETAIERRVKDGEWELIATVSKDVNSYSDEGLKPNTIYYYRVKAVSGTQVSSRTYPNNNVGIGAHVLMDGPKNLYGYAVTNARISLHWDDCENETMYYVERRADGEDTFTTVGYVAANTTYWSDWGVNANTRYTYRVKAVATANSYAYSDEVAVTSTYLESPVNLKASGISSTEIALSWDDNSGRETGFEIWRREEGSSSWSKIDSVGRNVKSYTDSEVFAGKKYYYRVRASVFQKDIFSAFTNEAAAYAQGLKAPGNLNYTVDSNSQIRLTWTDNSSNETGFIIERKTGMDGAWSVIATLGAGKTSFTHTGLAKNVHYFYRVKAFNSVNNSGAYSEELEVVIGDIPEAPSGFRIEVLSSTEVRLIWTDNSDDELGFEIERRQGSVRTFSKVGETGANAESYLDRGLKPGTRYCYRIRAFNKNGKSKYSREIYVTTRKGEEFADVDSGYWAYGAIQTTVSRGIMAVGEEKRFDPEGIVTRGEFAAIIVKAFDLEKATAGAFDDVNPGTEHYKEILILKGLGIVSGDENNRYYPGNPLSRQDMSVIVARTMKALDKPLTGYGESVLNKYYDRDSIDSYALTSMSSLVGEKIINERIRNGRTYLDPKAGITRAETAWVLYNLLRML
- a CDS encoding cyclase family protein, encoding MKIRRIIDISRSIYPGMALWPGDKDMEIIRDQSIKNGDGCNVSSIKIGLHAGTHVDAPYHFIDDGIKIDSLDLSRFTGYTKVFELNVERCITEKDIISFPIEPGDAVFFKTANSSIPEDGIFREDFIYIDKSAADYLVEKKVRTVGVDYLSVEGFHTKSSQVHTTLLSNNIGIVEGLMLKDVEPGEYFFSCLPLKIDGVEGSPVRAVLIEEG
- a CDS encoding DUF6648 family protein — encoded protein: MNKFDQFLRHRQSLLIQYKMGDMTKSEFIEENFRYMESLDIKPFTKVDNIKKAVYNHHYYNTYAKYWRWIANDPKNSDKERRNYYAESMNYYHLKDKTTLALLRLIDFNCEAYYVNVKSKQLKGKLIEIVIKDPDILMEIDAFHYLGDSDEGDFLILHTKSAAIADVLRAEGLLENKKQQSLTDDYINKKY
- the pepF gene encoding oligoendopeptidase F — its product is MAGKTNTLPKRDEIDAKYKWALEHIYEDNEKWEEDFKKVKALSGEIKNFRGTLGESDEKLLACLKLCDEMLSLNDKVFVYARMRKDEDNSNGFYQALADRAATLATEVYASVSFIVPEIISIPEEKLKGFLEKNEDLRLYKHYIDELLRQKNHTLSEREEELLALSSEIARAPRDIFTMFNNADIKFPVIKDENGEEVELTKGRYISFLENKDRRVRQDAFHALYSSYKKFENTLAASLIGNVKKNRFYSSVRKYGSSLEASLDSDNISVDVYNNLIDTINKNLPLLHRYLRLRKKALKLDELHMYDLYVPIVEEPGKKVPYEEALKMVEQGLQPLGGEYVGYLKEGFESGWIDVYENQGKTSGAYSWGAYNTHPYVLLNYQDTINDVFTIAHEMGHALHTFYTNKTQPYIYSEYKIFVAEVASTVNESLLMQHMLKNTQSKAEKAYLLNHYLEEFRGTVFRQVMFAEFEKIIHEKIEQGEALTAESLSKIYYDLNVKYFGPEVTVDEDIAMEWARIPHFYTSFYVYKYATGFSAATSISQQILNEGQPAVERYIGFLSSGGSDYPLELLKKAGVDLSTPKPVQDALDVFAQVLEELEKLI